The Prevotella melaninogenica nucleotide sequence AGGGGCTTATCTCCTTAGAATTATGTATCTTTGCAGGGATGAAATTCGCAATTATTGCAGCTGGCGACGGTTCACGACTGGCTCAAGATGGTATCACCGAACCCAAACCATTGGTGAAGGTAAGGGGAGAACGGCTCATAGACAGATTAATAAGGATTTTCATGGGAAATAATGCCACGGAGATTGTTGTTATCTGTAATGAGCAGATGGCTGATGTGGCAAGTCATTTGAAGATGATACAAGACGAAGGTTTGAATGGTTTGCCCATCCCGTTGCGTTTTGTTGTAAAGTCAACGCCGAGTTCGATGCATAGTTTTTTTGAATTGCGCGACTTTCTTCGTGATGACCCTTTTATCATAACAACAGTCGATACAATCTTTGACGAGAGAGAGTTTCATGATTACGTCTTATCCTTTCAATATAAGATAGCACAGGGGACAGACGCTTTGATGGGTGTTACAGACTATATTGATGATGAAAAACCACTTTATGTCGGTGTTGATAATGTCATGCGTATTAATGGTTATTACGATAATGCACAAGTAGATTCTCACTTTATTTCTGCAGGTATATATGGTTTGACAGCTCCTTCGCTTAATATTCTTGAAGCTTGTATAGAGAAAGGTGAGAGGCGGATGCGTAATTTTCAGCGTGCATTGGTTGCAGCTGGCTTGCGAATAGAAGCTCATCCGCTGACAAAGGTGTTTGATATTGACCATATAGATGATATAAGAAAGGCTGATGAAGGAGTAAATAACTTATCTTCTTGTTGTAAGGGGAAAACCCTGTTGATACAACGTGCAGCCTACTATTCACCTAATTCTGAGGAGAAAGACTTAGCTGTATTGCAAGAGGTTGGTTGCTTTTTTGACGATGCTAAGATAATTAGTGAAGATGAATTCGTTGAAAACTTTAGTACTGATAATCAGTTAATTTCAGCTGAATCGGTAGGCGCTGTAAATGTGTATTACCAAATTATTTCTATGGCTCGCAGTCCCAAAGCGTTAGATTGTCTTGAGCAGTTGGAGCAGAGAGGCATACGAGTTCTTAACCCATCGGTTGGAGTTCGGGCTTGTCAAAGGAGTAATGTAGATAAGGTGATGCGTGAAAACTATCTCCCATTGCCACCTGATAAGGGGAATGATGGCTATTGGGTAAAGCGTGCTGATACTACCGCTCAAAGCAAAGAAGACGTCTGTTTCTGTCATGATTGGTCAGAAGTCGAAAAGATAAAATCAACCTTTATGCAGCGTGGTATCACAGATGTTGTGACGCAAGCACACGTAAAAGGTGACGTTGTGAAGTTTTATGGTGTTGAAGGTACTGGCTTTTTCCGTTATTATTATTCAGGTGATGATACTGAAACAAAGTTTGGTGATGAAGAAAGGAATGGTAAACCGCAGTATTATCCATTTTCATCTTCTGACTTACAAACTGATGCGGAGAAGTTATCTTGTTTACTACAGACGCCTATTTAT carries:
- a CDS encoding nucleotidyltransferase family protein yields the protein MKFAIIAAGDGSRLAQDGITEPKPLVKVRGERLIDRLIRIFMGNNATEIVVICNEQMADVASHLKMIQDEGLNGLPIPLRFVVKSTPSSMHSFFELRDFLRDDPFIITTVDTIFDEREFHDYVLSFQYKIAQGTDALMGVTDYIDDEKPLYVGVDNVMRINGYYDNAQVDSHFISAGIYGLTAPSLNILEACIEKGERRMRNFQRALVAAGLRIEAHPLTKVFDIDHIDDIRKADEGVNNLSSCCKGKTLLIQRAAYYSPNSEEKDLAVLQEVGCFFDDAKIISEDEFVENFSTDNQLISAESVGAVNVYYQIISMARSPKALDCLEQLEQRGIRVLNPSVGVRACQRSNVDKVMRENYLPLPPDKGNDGYWVKRADTTAQSKEDVCFCHDWSEVEKIKSTFMQRGITDVVTQAHVKGDVVKFYGVEGTGFFRYYYSGDDTETKFGDEERNGKPQYYPFSSSDLQTDAEKLSCLLQTPIYGGDAIVREDGSYVIIDFNDFPSFSKCRKEAAKAIFERVKLAVECSPKASFNEKCKNDVSSCS